The proteins below are encoded in one region of Panulirus ornatus isolate Po-2019 chromosome 4, ASM3632096v1, whole genome shotgun sequence:
- the LOC139764681 gene encoding protocadherin gamma-C4-like: MRVRLDDGNNEPAEIDITIAVVNVNDLQPVFEQANYSFTVTENTDCSLVLGKVSALDPDLPPTANQNILYYLSPAELRNFSIGDRSGQLSMKGVSSSGSCNGVFVLESYGLLNISEWESGIMVEFNNAETHLLPISLLEPHPVHTDVF; encoded by the exons ATGCGGGTGCGTCTGGACGATGGTAACAACGAGCCGGCCGAGATAGACATCACAATCGCCGTGGTCAACGTGAACGACCTGCAGCCTGTGTTCGAGCAGGCCAACTACTCCTTCACCGTCACCGAGAACACTGACTGCTCCCTCGTCCTCGGCaag GTATCAGCATTGGACCCTGATCTTCCACCAACAGCCAATCAGAACATCCTGTACTACCTGTCACCAGCCGAGCTGAGGAACTTCTCCATCGGGGACCGCTCGGGACAACTCTCCATGAAGGGCGTAAGTTCGTCTGGTTCTTGTAATGGTGTTTTTGTCTTGGAATCTTACGGCCTCTTAAA CATCTCAGAATGGGAGAGCGGTATCATGGTTGAATTTAACAATGCAGAAACACACCTTTTACCTATATCACTGTTAGAACCTCACCCAGTTCATACTGATGTATTCTAA